A section of the Cololabis saira isolate AMF1-May2022 chromosome 6, fColSai1.1, whole genome shotgun sequence genome encodes:
- the LOC133445758 gene encoding gamma-crystallin M3-like: MKGLNQVGKQFRSNSNNSSTANMSNTDMNMRGKIIFYEDRNFQGRSYETSSDCSDMSSFLNRCNSCRVENGSFMVYDRPNFMGNQHFMRRGEYSDYMSMLGMSGGIRSCRNIPMHRGQFRMKIFERENFQGMSHELMSDCDNIMDRYRMSDCMSSHVMDGHWLMYEQPQFRGKMMYLRPGEYRSFRDMGMSGMRFQSMKRIMDM; this comes from the exons ATGAAAGGGTTAAACCAGGTAGGCAAGCAGTTCAGGAGCAACAGCAACAACTCATCTACAGCCAACATGAGCAACACCGACATGAACATGAGgggcaag ATCATCTTCTACGAGGACAGGAACTTCCAGGGTCGCTCCTATGAGACCAGCAGCGACTGCTCCGACATGTCCTCCTTCCTGAACAGGTGCAACTCCTGCCGGGTGGAGAACGGCAGCTTCATGGTCTACGACCGTCCCAACTTCATGGGAAACCAGCACTTCATGAGGAGGGGCGAGTACTCCGACTACATGAGCATGCTTGGGATGAGCGGTGGCATCAGGTCTTGCCGTAATATCCCCATG CATAGAGGCCAGTTCAGGATGAAGATCTTCGAGAGGGAGAACTTCCAGGGCATGAGTCATGAGCTGATGTCCGACTGTGACAACATCATGGACCGTTACCGCATGTCCGACTGCATGTCCTCCCATGTGATGGACGGCCACTGGCTGATGTACGAGCAGCCCCAATTCAGAGGCAAGATGATGTACCTGAGGCCCGGAGAGTACAGGAGCTTCAGGGACATGGGAATGAGCGGCATGAGGTTCCAGAGCATGAAGCGCATCATGGACATGTAA
- the LOC133445760 gene encoding gamma-crystallin M3-like, with product MSNTDMNMRGKIIFYEDRNFQGRSYECMSDCSDMSSYLNRCNSCRVENGSFMVYDRPNFMGNQHFMRRGEYSDYMNMMGMSGGIRSCRMIPQHRGQFRMKIFERENFQGMSHELMDDCDNIMDRYRMSDCMSSHVMDGHWLMYEQPQFRGKMMYLRPGEYRSFRDMGMSGMRFQSMKRIMDM from the exons ATGAGCAACACCGACATGAACATGAGgggcaag ATCATCTTCTACGAGGACAGGAACTTCCAGGGTCGCTCCTATGAGTGCATGAGCGACTGCTCCGACATGTCCTCCTACCTGAACAGGTGCAACTCCTGCCGGGTGGAGAACGGCAGCTTCATGGTCTACGACCGTCCCAACTTCATGGGAAACCAGCACTTCATGAGGAGGGGCGAGTACTCCGACTACATGAACATGATGGGAATGAGCGGTGGCATCAGGTCTTGCCGTATGATCCCCCAG CATAGAGGCCAGTTCAGGATGAAGATCTTCGAGAGGGAGAACTTCCAGGGCATGAGTCATGAGCTGATGGACGACTGTGACAACATCATGGACCGTTACCGCATGTCCGACTGCATGTCCTCCCATGTGATGGACGGCCACTGGCTGATGTACGAGCAGCCCCAATTCAGAGGCAAGATGATGTACCTGAGGCCCGGAGAGTACAGGAGCTTCAGGGACATGGGAATGAGCGGCATGAGGTTCCAGAGCATGAAGCGCATCATGGACATGTAA